In Halictus rubicundus isolate RS-2024b chromosome 1, iyHalRubi1_principal, whole genome shotgun sequence, the sequence AACAATGATACGGGGCTCGAAGAGACCGCGAGGAATCGGGGGATCCGATTTGaagtgaaaattgaatttgaaaatttttggcgcGCTTTCGACGGTCCTAGACAAACTCCGAGTCCTTCCTGCCCGAAATTTCTGTAATTAGAGTCGTTCTATGGCGCGAAGAAGGTCATTGGGAATGAAATGATTCGCGAGCCGTGTCTTGTCCACTGATTAGCATCCTTCCTCAGCCACGAGTACAATCATTGTGTCATGATGACTGACTCGCTTCCAGCGTGTATATTTAGAGACTTTTAGAGAGAAGTTTAATGAAAACGGAAAAGAGAAAACGTGGCATAGCCTTTCTTCGATTTCTCACGACTGACGATCTTCGGGATTGAGCTGGGCTTGCCTAGTTTCAGGCggcgtttaaaaaaaaagttatcctCAATAAAGAGAGAAGCAAAAGAATGACTAAAACTAGATGCTGACTTGTTCTTTACCTCAACCTTTTTCATCAACGCCTTATTTATAAGAATTCCATTTTGAACCAGAGGGAATATAAAAGTTTGGATTTCTATTGCTTTATAAGTCGTACATAAAAATgtaatagtatatatatatatattcaaaacTGGATTAGAGaaattcaatataaatgtttCAGTAGCCTATACTTTacagttaataataattttatatattttcatattCCACTACTGTATTTAATCAGCTTATTTTTGTTATGAATACCCAAAATCCGTAGTTTAATCGTGATATTAAATTAtcaaaaaagggggaaaaatcCAAAATTGTACAGAGTACACGCGTAAGTAGAATCTGCAGATCGTGATCAGACGCGCCGACACTTGTACCGGTGGTTTTTGAatttcgattttctcaaaaatggaACGTcaaagagaaaaatttaattctttatCTCCTCTATTTCCGAATTATCTCACATCCGGTCTGACTGATAATTCTACGGTATAAAGGAAAATATCATCTCAGTTTAGCACGTACGTGCCAATACAAGTGTTAAATTACATAGGTATGTGTGTCACATTACGTGATTCTGAATCTGGTACTTCAATTTTTATCGTCGCGATAAGAGGATTAAGCGTATTATTGTCGTTCTTAATAATTGATAGCGGgtttatataattaaataaaaacggAGATAGGTCaatgaaattgttttatttcattcgaaaTTTGAATACGCGTTTGCGCACTGCTTTAAGGTTAAAACATACTGTATATACTTGTTTAGCTATTTATTTAGACTCTCGTGATCAGTCACGGAATATTGCTACTTTGCAGTATGTACTTGTATTTTGTAGACTTCGGCTGACAGATTTTGACTACGTAACGTTTATACGTCATCAAATTGATATATCATTTAGTTGGAGTAGTGAAACGTTCCGGCACTGAGATTATCGCTTTACACAAGATTATATACACACACTATAGCGTGTACTTAGGTGATTGCGTTTTGCACAGGTATTTAGTTAGAGGAAACGTAATAAAAACTTTTTCGCATTAGTTGTTCATAATAAGTTAGTTAATAATCCTTCTTTTTATCAAACTTCGTTGATTTATCGAATAGTTAAATTTTtgcgattttatttgtaaatgtaCTCAAATGTaactaatttatattaatttatatttttacattaacagCTGTCACAATGAGTCACATTAAATGTTTACGGCACCCCATTTCCTGTCTATTTACCTGCAATTTTGAGCCATTTACAAGAAACTTGGTGTTAAAGAATGGATACAGACATCTTCATCATTCGTAAGTTATTTTGCATATATTGAAGACTCCGAATCAAATAACTATGTTTAAATTGGAAAAATACTTCAGGTGCAAAATATTGGTAGTTGGAGGTGGAACTGGAGGTTGTTCGATGGCTGCAAAATTTGCTAACAAGTATAAAGACCCTAACAAAGTTATTATTATAGAACCAAACGatgtaaattcatttttcaaaatatataatGTTCCTGTTCATAAAATACTTGTTTGCAttaatttgaattatattttataggTACACTACTATCAGCCACTGTTCACTTTAGTTGGTGGTGGTATAAGGTCCTTCGAGGACTCTAAAAGACCAATGAAACAGGTCTTACCACCAAATGCAAAGTGGCTCCATGAAAATGTAATGAGCTTCGAACCAGACCAGAACCAAGTGACTATGAGCAATGGCGATACAGTGCAATACGATATCATGATCGTTGCAATGGGTCTGCAACTGCAGTGGGAAAAAGTGAGGTTGGACAATTTATCTTATAACGTTGAATTAACAAATGGAAATTAACTGTGATCTACACCAGATACCAGGTTTAGCTGAAGGTCTTAAGGACTATACGTCGCAAGTTTGCTCTATTTATGGACCAGATACTGTATCCAATGTTTATACTAAACTTAAAAGAACCAAGGAAGGCACAGCACTATTTACTTTCCCAAATAGTCCTGTTAAATGTCCTGGAGCACCACAGAAAATTTTGTATATTGCAGAAGAATATTTCCGTAAAGTATGTTCTATTcatattagactgtggatcttcataCATTTATACTAGAgctgtataaaataatttataaaaataggtGTCTGCATAaggatccacagtctagtaattgaATTAAGAAATGCAATTGTAAACAATTGTATGTTTGTGTTTCTATAATTACTTCCTTTTTtttatagaacaatatacgtGACAATATGAAAGTTGTATACAACACTTCGCTACCAGTTATATTTGGTGTGAAAAAATACGCTGATGCGCTTTGGGATGTCTGCAAACGTAGAAACATTATAGTAAATGTTCAAACAAATCTTGTGGAAATAAGACAGGCTTCTCAAGAAGCTGTATTTCAGAAATTAAATGAACCGGATAAGATATTTGTTGAGAAGGTACTTAAACAGAAGAAAATGAAGTTAAAATGATATTAagtgtaatttatttttcatttggtAAAGCAAAgatgtttattattattttaaatatcatTAAACAGTAAATGAACATACTCTTTTCTGTTTTAGTATTCTTTGCTTCACGTGTGTCCACCAATGGGTCCACCCGAAGTTTTAAAACAAAATACTGCATTAACGAACGAAGTGGGATTTCTGTCTGTCAATCCAGAAACTTTACGACACACGAAATATTCGAACGTATATGGAATAGGAGATTGTACAAATTCTCCAAACTCGAAAACAATGGCTGCAATAGGTATTAAAATGTTTAATGAGTTCgacttggaatttttttaatgatatatatttaattttcagCGGCCCAAGGAAAAGTATTATACAAGAACATCTGCGATGATTTAGTTGGTAAACCAATGACTATGGCTTATAACGGATATTCGTCTTGCCCTCTAGTTACTGGCTACTCCAAATGTATTTTAGCCGAATTCGATTATAAATTACAACCGCTGGAAACATTTCCAATCAATCAGGGACGAGAATATTACTTCACATTTATTCTCAAGACGTACATTTTCCCATTGCTCTACTGGAATTTAATGTTACGGTACGTTTATTataacttttacatttttaatataacgAAAATCGAAGATTAAAGATTTATATTGTTGTTATTTACAGTGGCCATTGGGATGGACCagaatttttccgaaaataTACAAAGCTgttaaagaagaaagaaaagacTACAAGCTAGAAAAGTTTGTAACAGTTACCAGTCGCTTAGTCAACAATTAATTTATGAAGCAAACCATGATTGTATATAATACCTTCACCCAATATTAGCTTTGTTATTCAACACGTTCACAACGCGATGTACCACGGGTGGTACAAATACGACTGTCAAAGTACTTATGGCCTCGTCGTGATCGTGTTAATCATGTTACTTTTATACAATAGTTTATAATATATCATAAAAAGCATTTCTTTGAATAAACGGGTGTGAACAATGAATGgtgcatttttattgtaaattcaATACCGATTTCAACTTatatattaacaatttaaatcACGAAAATGAGGCAGACAGAATCGGTTGTGCAACAAGGACAGGAAGAGAAATTTTCCACCGATGGTGGCGCCATCTACGGTGGCCGATTTGTGAATTAATTTTCCTTATCCTTTTCATGTGTAAGACAAGGACAGAGATAGTGGGCGAAGAGGACAGAAGAGGTCTcgctcgtgccacctcctttttCGAGGTGCCTCGAATCTCCTGGTAAGTATCAGGTGCACATGAGAGGGGTAGTTATCCGACAAGGACAGACATACGGTTGAGGACTGTGTGACAAGGACAGAAATATAAAGCTGGCCGCCTCCCGGAAAATTGTCAATAACTAATTAATTTACAGAGTCAGACCTGTGCAAAACTGTAACAGGAATCTAATCAAGACTTCATTCTATATTCTTCAATCAGAAAAGTGTACCAATGAAGGCTATtagaaaaagtagaaaattaattatttacgaGAGACCTGTCAAATCATTTGAAGTTATTTTCGTACAGGAGTCTTGTTAATAACTGTTTAATTCGGAAGGAAATCCCATCAGAAACTAAACGTGAAAGTTGCTGAAAGTCCGCCTCATCTTTTCCAGTCGCTAATGTTTATAAATTATTCCTGGGAAACGAGttattaatacattttttcatcGATTCGATTGATGAGTGAGGTCTATGTCTGTCATTCTTTCTCTGCTGTGAAATGGTATGTATGCTTACCTCCTGGTATGTCGGATACCTCCTTGCTTGTCGTGTTTGCCTAATACTTACCAGGGAATTCGAAACGCCGCGAAAAAGGAGGTGGCGCGAGCGAGATGTCTTCTGTCCTTGTCGCACACTACCACTGTCCTTGTCTTACACATGGGAAGGATAGGAGAAATTAGTTCACAAACCCGCCATCGAAGATGGCGCCACTACGCCAAAATCCAGATATCGCCAAGCGGATGATTCGTGCCGGTAGTTACATGCTACCATACGATGTTGGCGGAACGAATTATTTGTAACTACATCTAATAATCGTCCAATGTATACTGTTGGTGTAAGAAAGAATTAAAATCATTATGTTTATTATATTATCAATAAACTACATTCAACGTTGTTATCAAATTATTTAACTCATTATCTTGCTTCCACTAATCATAGCTTTTGTTCGGAAGGGAAGAAAGTAAAATCAGAGCGCTCACGCTtagggttttagtgtccccacttttctgcatcattttTTTAGCGTGGAAcagaatctgcatcatctttttagcctgtattagaacctgcatcatcttttaggctggatcagagcctacatagaagagcctcttttaacatggAAGTagtatccactctggcattatttgaaATGATGCAgataagatgatgcaggttctggtccaggctaaaaagacaatgcaggttctggtccaggctaaaaattagactagggggcagcactatttCCTCTCTGGTAAAATATATGATTGACATGATCACGTGATAGTCAGGcttcataaattttttattgtgcTATCAGTAGATGACATTACTATTTATTCGAGATTTAATGCTCGTTATGTACAGGTACAACTAATACAgaatcaatgtaaatattgacAAGAATTACTTGCTCTCGGAGAACAGTGAAGCTTGTAATTTTAGTATAGATGGCAGCAGGTTCGTTTTTGTCTGTGAGAATATTGACGCGTCAAGTTTGACGTGAATATGGGTTGCCAGCTATTGGTAGGTTCTTTTACTGTACGTCTTACGTTCTTTTACGCAGATTTCGCATTATAGTACGTcttataataattcattatTGATGTAAGTATTGACCCGTGCAATTGTAATCATGAATCGTGGTGGATCATCGAAACTTGTGCAACATAACCTCTCTCCGATGCATCAGAGTGACCAGGATCGCGAATACCTACAACGCGTATGATTTATATTGATTTTAAGTTTACTTTTCCTGTCTGTTCCCATTTACTGTTTATTTTCCTAACACTAGTGCAAAGTAAAACTGTTTCTTGATCTCTTGCAATTTAATGTGGCATGCGTGGTTAGTCAAACTTGTATTGAAACTTGTAATCAAATATTACATGGGTGCATACGTGGGAAAGACACGAAAACAAACATTTTTCCTCCTcagttacaattttctttttactttagGAACCGACACTTTACACTGTCAAGGGTATGGCCATCCTTGACAATGACGGCAACAGAATATTGGCCAAATATTAcgacaaaaaaatatttccatcaTCAAAGGAACAAAAAGCATTTGAAAAGAATCTTTTCAACAAGACTCACAGGGCAAACGCAGAGATCATTATGCTGGATGGTTTGACCTGTGTTTATAGAAGTAATGTGGATTTGTTCTTTTATGTAATGGGCAGTTCTCATGAGAATGAGGTATGAATcttctttaaatattaattatattaattaaacaattttgtgtaatttataatatatatcttTATATTGTTCTAGCTTATTCTGATGAGTGTGTTACATTGTTTATACGATTCAGTAAGTCAAATCTTAagaaaaaatgttgagaaaagaGCTGTTCTGGATAGCTTGGACATAGTTATGTTGGCAATGGATGAAATCTGTGATGGAGGGTAATTAATATTTATCAAGTAAATAAATGAAATGTTGGTATTCTTGAGATAATATGGAACAAAATTGTTTTAGAATTATTTTGGATGCCGATGCCTCCAGTGTTGTTCAAAGAGTCGCGTTGAGAATAGATGACATTCCTCTGGGAGAACAAACAGTTGCACAGGTAACAATTAGTATTATGTCACAATCTTGATGAACCTATTGTTGTAGTAAAGTTTGTGTCCATTTGAAACATAGAAACAtttttgatttctttattttgtgttcATGCATCATTCTACATTCTTCGCACAGTCTCTGATTGTAAGTTTTTGCGAACCTGGAAGGCAGTGTTGTTAACAATACCTAAGCAACTTCCATATACGTTTGTGAATGCTTTGTTTCTGTTCTAGGTTCTGCAGTCTGCCAAGGAGCAACTGAAATGGTCtctattaaaatgaattttatacAAGAAATCTGTATTACATTTatctgtaaaaaattaatatctcaaaatataaaagtattaaaCTGTTTATTAAGTTAAGTTCTAACAGTCATTAGCCAATATTTATGAACTATGAAGATTTACTATACCCCATAGTAATATAAATGAATCGAAAAATGTCTGAAAAATTTGTGTATTAAAATTGTCTTTCTCTTCATTAGGAACCGTTTAAATGATTCTAAtgttatcgaaaaatatatcaATGTGTTCGAGAAAGTATACAATCGTTCTATGTAAGAAACATTTGTACAGTTTTCACTGCTGAAGTGCAATAAATTATCAAActacaaaattcgatttttcttttccccTACTAACAAACTAAATCTCtcaagaattgaagaatttagaaattctGTACTTAACTGTCAAAACGTAAAATTGATTTTACGTAG encodes:
- the Zetacop gene encoding COPI coat complex subunit zeta isoform X2, with the translated sequence MNRGGSSKLVQHNLSPMHQSDQDREYLQREPTLYTVKGMAILDNDGNRILAKYYDKKIFPSSKEQKAFEKNLFNKTHRANAEIIMLDGLTCVYRSNVDLFFYVMGSSHENELILMSVLHCLYDSVSQILRKNVEKRAVLDSLDIVMLAMDEICDGGIILDADASSVVQRVALRIDDIPLGEQTVAQVLQSAKEQLKWSLLK
- the Sqor gene encoding sulfide quinone oxidoreductase — translated: MSHIKCLRHPISCLFTCNFEPFTRNLVLKNGYRHLHHSCKILVVGGGTGGCSMAAKFANKYKDPNKVIIIEPNDVHYYQPLFTLVGGGIRSFEDSKRPMKQVLPPNAKWLHENVMSFEPDQNQVTMSNGDTVQYDIMIVAMGLQLQWEKIPGLAEGLKDYTSQVCSIYGPDTVSNVYTKLKRTKEGTALFTFPNSPVKCPGAPQKILYIAEEYFRKNNIRDNMKVVYNTSLPVIFGVKKYADALWDVCKRRNIIVNVQTNLVEIRQASQEAVFQKLNEPDKIFVEKYSLLHVCPPMGPPEVLKQNTALTNEVGFLSVNPETLRHTKYSNVYGIGDCTNSPNSKTMAAIAAQGKVLYKNICDDLVGKPMTMAYNGYSSCPLVTGYSKCILAEFDYKLQPLETFPINQGREYYFTFILKTYIFPLLYWNLMLRGHWDGPEFFRKYTKLLKKKEKTTS
- the Zetacop gene encoding COPI coat complex subunit zeta isoform X1; translated protein: MNRGGSSKLVQHNLSPMHQSDQDREYLQREPTLYTVKGMAILDNDGNRILAKYYDKKIFPSSKEQKAFEKNLFNKTHRANAEIIMLDGLTCVYRSNVDLFFYVMGSSHENELILMSVLHCLYDSVSQILRKNVEKRAVLDSLDIVMLAMDEICDGGIILDADASSVVQRVALRIDDIPLGEQTVAQSLIVLQSAKEQLKWSLLK